In Carya illinoinensis cultivar Pawnee chromosome 9, C.illinoinensisPawnee_v1, whole genome shotgun sequence, the following are encoded in one genomic region:
- the LOC122276466 gene encoding laccase-4-like codes for MGFWVRILALSVVCLFPALIECRVRHYTFRVVTKNSTKLCSTKPIVTVNGQFPGPTLYAREDDNVLVRVVNHVKYNVTIHWHGIRQIRTGWSDGPAFITQCPIQPGQNYVYNFTITGQRGTLLWHAHILWLRATVHGALVILPKRGVPYPFPKPHKEVVVILAEWWKSDTEAVINEALKGGLAPNVSDAHTINGHSGPVANCSSQGGFTLPVESGKTYLLRIINAALNEELFFKIAGHQLTIVEVDATYVKPVKLDTIVIAPGQTTNALITADQNSGKYLVAASPFMDSPIAVDNLTATATLHYSGTLANAPTTLTIPPPQNATAVANKFITSLRSLNSNKYPARVPLTIDQKLLFTVGLGINPCPTCKAGNGSRAVASVNNVTFVMPTTALLQAHYFNISGVFTTDFPGNPPIVFNYTGSGPSNLQTTNGTKAYRLSYNSTVELVLQDTGIIAPENHPVHLHGFNFFAVGRGLGNYNPNTDPQNFNLVDPVERNTIGVPSGGWVAIRFRADNPGVWFMHCHLEVHTSWGLKMAFLVDNGIGPSQSILPPPSDLPQC; via the exons ATGGGTTTTTGGGTTCGGATTCTGGCTCTTTCGGTCGTCTGCCTTTTTCCAGCGTTGATCGAGTGCAGGGTTCGTCATTACACGTTTAGA GTGGTGACGAAGAATTCCACCAAACTCTGTTCAACAAAGCCCATTGTGACTGTAAATGGGCAGTTCCCAGGACCCACCCTTTATGCTAGGGAAGATGACAATGTGCTTGTGAGGGTGGTCAACCATGTCAAATACAATGTCACCATCCACTG GCATGGGATTAGGCAAATCCGAACGGGTTGGTCAGATGGGCCAGCATTCATTACTCAATGCCCTATCCAGCCAGGGCAAAACTATGTGTACAATTTTACCATCACAGGCCAAAGAGGCACACTGCTTTGGCATGCACATATTCTCTGGCTAAGGGCGACAGTCCATGGTGCCTTAGTCATCTTGCCTAAGCGTGGCGTGCCATATCCCTTCCCAAAGCCCCACAAGGAAGTCGTTGTTATATTAG CTGAATGGTGGAAATCAGACACTGAAGCTGTGATCAATGAAGCTCTAAAGGGTGGATTAGCACCAAATGTCTCAGATGCGCATACCATTAATGGTCATTCAGGGCCAGTAGCCAATTGTTCCTCACAGG GTGGGTTCACATTGCCAGTTGAAAGTGGTAAGACCTATTTGCTACGTATAATCAACGCTGCGCTCAATGAGGAGCTGTTCTTCAAGATTGCTGGGCACCAGCTCACCATTGTGGAAGTGGATGCTACGTATGTGAAACCAGTGAAACTTGACACAATAGTGATTGCCCCTGGCCAAACCACTAATGCCCTTATAACAGCTGATCAAAACTCTGGCAAGTATTTGGTAGCTGCCTCTCCATTCATGGACTCCCCCATTGCTGTGGATAACCTCACTGCAACAGCCACTTTGCATTATTCAGGCACACTTGCTAATGCCCCCACAACTCTTACCATTCCACCTCCACAAAATGCCACTGCAGTTGCAAACAAATTCATAACCTCCTTAAGAAGTCTTAATTCGAATAAATACCCTGCTCGGGTCCCATTAACAATTGATCAAAAACTGTTGTTCACTGTCGGTTTAGGGATCAACCCTTGTCCAACATGCAAAGCCGGGAACGGAAGCAGGGCAGTGGCTAGTGTCAACAATGTCACATTTGTTATGCCTACCACTGCTCTACTTCAAGCACATTACTTCAACATTTCTGGGGTGTTCACTACAGATTTTCCTGGTAACCCACCAATTGTATTCAACTATACCGGCTCTGGACCATCGAATTTACAGACCACTAATGGCACTAAGGCTTATAGGCTGTCTTACAATTCTACGGTTGAACTTGTCCTGCAAGACACTGGTATCATTGCCCCTGAGAACCATCCAGTCCATCTTCATGGCTTTAATTTCTTTGCCGTTGGTAGGGGACTAGGGAATTACAACCCAAACACAGATCCACAAAATTTTAACCTTGTTGATCCTGTGGAGAGGAACACAATTGGTGTGCCATCTGGTGGATGGGTAGCAATCAGATTTCGCGCAGACAATCCAG GAGTTTGGTTCATGCACTGTCATCTGGAAGTGCACACATCATGGGGGCTTAAGATGGCATTCTTGGTGGACAATGGCATAGGACCTAGTCAGTCGATTCTACCTCCTCCAAGTGATCTTCCACAATGCTAA